In Anaerolineae bacterium, a single window of DNA contains:
- a CDS encoding Transcriptional regulator, GntR family — MNDERAKLELFNQSFPPYQDNLVILTANRIREMIESRAIPPGSRLPNELELAEAMGVSRGTVRAALSLLQQQGLLWRRQGIGTFVSETPLLENRLDLNFSYTALIESLGHRPGCRLLDCHTGSAESDFASRLEVEPGTAVVFIRRVRTADDQPVVASLDIFRASLLNQGNAQLNLEDLKDLLCQKISLYRIFEEDLHQPIDYGITHLRPIVADAQLIRQFELEISKGSPMLYMEQLDYSRNREPLLLSYEYHLAEYSTFTIFRRR; from the coding sequence ATGAACGACGAGCGCGCCAAACTCGAACTGTTCAACCAGAGTTTTCCCCCTTACCAGGACAATCTGGTAATTTTAACTGCCAATCGGATACGCGAAATGATCGAGAGCCGGGCAATTCCGCCCGGCTCGCGTTTACCCAACGAACTCGAACTGGCTGAAGCCATGGGAGTTAGCCGGGGCACGGTGCGGGCAGCGCTGAGCTTGCTTCAACAACAGGGCTTGCTCTGGCGTCGTCAGGGAATCGGCACTTTCGTCTCCGAAACACCTCTCCTTGAAAATCGGCTGGATCTCAACTTTAGCTACACCGCGCTGATCGAATCACTTGGGCATCGCCCAGGTTGTCGTCTCCTTGATTGCCATACCGGATCCGCAGAAAGTGATTTTGCCAGTCGTCTGGAGGTGGAACCTGGGACGGCGGTGGTCTTCATCCGCCGCGTTCGCACCGCCGATGATCAACCCGTCGTAGCCTCATTAGACATCTTTCGCGCCAGCTTACTCAACCAGGGAAATGCTCAGCTCAATTTAGAGGACCTCAAAGACCTGCTCTGTCAAAAAATCTCTCTCTACCGAATCTTTGAAGAAGACCTTCATCAACCGATTGATTATGGCATCACCCATTTACGACCAATTGTTGCTGATGCGCAATTGATTCGTCAGTTCGAGTTGGAGATATCCAAAGGGTCGCCCATGTTATATATGGAACAACTGGACTATAGCCGCAACCGTGAACCCTTGTTACTCTCTTACGAGTACCATCTGGCTGAATACAGTACCTTTACGATTTTCCGCCGGCGCTAG